In the Gammaproteobacteria bacterium genome, one interval contains:
- a CDS encoding arsenate reductase ArsC gives MSKTYNVLFLCTGNSARSILGEALMNHPALNHGRFRGFSAGSQPRGEVNPFSLETLKHNRFPIEGLRSKSWDEFARPGAPRMDFVFTVCDQAAQEPCPYWPGQPMTAHWGLPDPAAVQGSDEDKRKAFRDTLLALRRRIEVFTSLPLDKLDRMAIQKHITEIGAQ, from the coding sequence GTGTCCAAGACCTACAACGTGCTGTTCCTCTGCACGGGCAACTCCGCGCGCTCCATCCTGGGCGAGGCGCTCATGAACCATCCGGCGCTGAACCACGGCCGCTTCCGCGGCTTCAGCGCCGGCAGCCAGCCCAGGGGCGAGGTGAACCCCTTCAGCCTGGAGACCCTGAAGCACAACCGCTTTCCCATCGAGGGCCTGCGCAGCAAGAGCTGGGATGAGTTCGCTCGACCCGGCGCCCCACGGATGGACTTCGTGTTCACCGTCTGCGACCAGGCGGCGCAGGAGCCTTGTCCCTACTGGCCGGGCCAGCCCATGACCGCCCACTGGGGCCTGCCGGATCCGGCGGCGGTGCAGGGCAGTGACGAGGACAAGCGCAAGGCCTTCCGGGACACGCTCCTGGCGCTGCGCCGCCGCATCGAGGTGTTCACCAGCCTGCCGCTCGACAAGCTCGACCGCATGGCGATCCAGAAGCACATTACCGAGATAGGCGCGCAATAA
- a CDS encoding ArsI/CadI family heavy metal resistance metalloenzyme has product MKRLHVHVAVADLAQSIRFYSTLFGAGPTVEKGDYAKWMLEDPRVNFAISRRGQVPGLSHLGIQAEDKAELEAIGERLMAAEAVAYAEHDTACCYARSDKYWAADPQGIRWESFFTFGDVTVYGGHEKEADAACCTPEQAARAAETAATAGCCKPSEAGKPGCCA; this is encoded by the coding sequence ATGAAACGCCTGCACGTGCACGTCGCCGTCGCTGACCTCGCCCAGTCCATCCGCTTCTACTCCACGCTCTTCGGCGCCGGCCCCACGGTGGAGAAGGGTGACTACGCCAAGTGGATGCTCGAAGACCCGCGCGTGAATTTCGCCATCTCCCGGCGCGGCCAGGTCCCGGGCCTGAGCCACCTCGGCATCCAGGCCGAGGACAAGGCGGAGCTGGAAGCCATCGGCGAGCGGCTGATGGCCGCCGAAGCGGTGGCCTACGCCGAGCACGACACCGCCTGTTGCTATGCCCGCTCCGACAAGTACTGGGCCGCGGACCCCCAAGGCATCCGCTGGGAGAGCTTCTTCACCTTCGGCGACGTCACCGTCTACGGCGGCCACGAGAAGGAGGCGGACGCCGCCTGCTGCACCCCGGAGCAGGCCGCCCGCGCGGCCGAGACCGCCGCCACCGCGGGTTGCTGCAAGCCCTCCGAGGCCGGCAAGCCCGGCTGCTGCGCCTGA